The following are from one region of the Vicinamibacterales bacterium genome:
- a CDS encoding SLC13 family permease, producing MRGILQPVSPAVLSLLALVVALGLSMTSRINVGWLALSFAWLIGVYAADLRPDAVIGGFPVSLFITLSGVTLLFAVAEANGSLEALANRAMAPARGRARLIPLLLFAIACGLSSVGPGAVSTVALLAPLAMTMGVRAGLPPLVIALMVANGANAGNLSPFSAVGVIANGAMAKIGLGGFEGRVWFANFAAHVLVAGAAYAAHLWTTRSAPPDDARGAAPIAAHAPMPAAQRWTLLLIAAWIAGVIALNLHLGLSAFAAAAIILLTTRSDESAAVKRMPWSIIMMVCGVSVLIALLEKTGGMDLFTTLLARLASPATLNGVIAFVTGGISTYSSTSGVVLPTFLPTAATLVERVGGGDPLAVALSINVGSSLVDVSPLSTIGALCVAAAADAVTGRTLFRAMLLWGLAMTVVGAVFCALFAPVLAAR from the coding sequence ATGCGCGGCATACTACAGCCGGTGAGTCCGGCCGTCCTCTCGTTGCTCGCGCTCGTCGTCGCCCTCGGTCTGTCGATGACGTCGCGGATCAACGTCGGCTGGCTGGCGCTGTCGTTCGCCTGGCTGATCGGCGTCTATGCCGCGGATCTGCGCCCGGACGCGGTGATCGGCGGCTTTCCCGTCTCGCTCTTCATCACGCTCTCGGGTGTCACGCTGCTGTTCGCGGTGGCGGAGGCGAACGGCAGCCTCGAGGCGCTGGCCAATCGCGCGATGGCCCCGGCGCGCGGCCGCGCGCGCCTCATCCCGCTGCTGTTGTTCGCCATCGCCTGCGGCTTGTCGTCGGTCGGTCCCGGCGCGGTGTCGACCGTTGCGCTGCTCGCGCCGCTGGCGATGACGATGGGCGTGCGCGCGGGTCTGCCGCCGTTGGTGATCGCCCTGATGGTCGCCAACGGCGCCAACGCGGGTAACCTCTCGCCGTTCTCGGCGGTAGGGGTGATCGCCAACGGCGCGATGGCGAAGATCGGCCTGGGCGGTTTCGAGGGAAGAGTCTGGTTCGCCAACTTCGCCGCGCATGTGCTCGTCGCCGGCGCCGCATACGCCGCTCATCTGTGGACCACGCGGTCGGCGCCGCCGGACGACGCTCGAGGCGCTGCGCCGATCGCGGCGCACGCGCCAATGCCGGCGGCGCAACGCTGGACGCTGCTGCTGATCGCCGCCTGGATCGCCGGCGTCATCGCGTTGAACCTGCACCTCGGCCTCTCCGCATTCGCCGCCGCTGCCATCATCCTGCTGACGACGCGGAGCGACGAGTCCGCCGCCGTCAAACGCATGCCGTGGAGCATCATCATGATGGTCTGTGGCGTGTCGGTGCTGATCGCGCTGCTGGAGAAGACGGGCGGAATGGACCTGTTCACCACGCTCCTGGCCCGCCTCGCGTCGCCGGCGACGCTGAACGGCGTGATCGCCTTCGTCACCGGCGGCATCTCCACCTACAGCAGCACCTCCGGGGTCGTCCTCCCCACATTTCTGCCGACGGCAGCGACGCTGGTCGAGCGGGTCGGCGGCGGCGATCCGCTCGCGGTCGCCTTGTCGATCAACGTCGGCTCCTCCCTGGTCGACGTGTCGCCACTGTCGACGATCGGCGCCCTGTGCGTGGCGGCGGCGGCGGACGCGGTCACCGGCCGCACGCTGTTCCGCGCGATGCTGCTGTGGGGCCTGGCGATGACGGTGGTCGGCGCCGTTTTCTGCGCGCTCTTCGCGCCGGTGCTCGCCGCGCGCTGA
- a CDS encoding sulfatase, protein MRSLVAGFAVTVSILIVSAAAQQPARPSRPNIVFIMTDDHAAHAIGAYGSRINQTPHLDRLAREGALLTNVFATNSICTPSRAAILTGQYSHLNGVTMFNRFDNSRTTVARLLQRAGYHTGMIGKWHLGSDPQGFDRWEILPGQGAYKDPVLYTETGEKTYTGRYVTDVITDLALAFLEQRPRDKPFFLMMHHKAPHRPWQPDEAYAAQFASRRIPEPVTLWDRYDTRTDALHENQQRVAADLTNRDLKRPPPPELAGAELTKWLASKPSEVTIVRDGRSVTLTGDALVRWKYQRYMQDYLATVQSVDDSIGRVTAFLDKGGLARNTIVIYTSDQGFFLGDHGMFDKRFMYEESIRMPFLVRWPASIKPGTRSDAIALNVDFAPTFLDAAALPPSSDMQGRSLLPVLRGRTPRDWRTSMYYRYYHDPGDHNTRQHYGVRTLTHKLIYFWTKDQWELFDLRTDPYELHNLYGEPGQETLTASLKSELARLKREARDDDQLADRQLPNGVDGPVAKLRGK, encoded by the coding sequence ATGCGATCGCTGGTGGCAGGTTTCGCGGTGACGGTTTCCATCCTGATCGTGTCGGCCGCGGCGCAGCAGCCGGCGCGCCCCTCGCGGCCGAACATCGTCTTCATCATGACCGACGATCACGCCGCCCATGCCATCGGCGCCTACGGATCGCGGATCAACCAGACGCCGCACCTCGACCGGTTGGCACGGGAAGGGGCGCTGCTGACCAACGTGTTCGCCACCAACTCCATCTGCACGCCGAGCCGCGCCGCGATCCTCACCGGCCAGTACTCGCATCTGAACGGCGTGACGATGTTCAACCGGTTCGACAATTCGCGAACCACCGTGGCGCGGCTGCTCCAGCGGGCGGGGTATCACACGGGCATGATCGGCAAGTGGCACCTCGGCAGCGATCCTCAGGGCTTCGATCGCTGGGAGATCCTGCCGGGGCAGGGGGCGTACAAGGATCCGGTGCTCTACACCGAGACCGGCGAGAAGACCTACACCGGCCGCTACGTCACCGACGTCATCACCGATCTCGCGCTGGCCTTCCTCGAGCAGCGGCCTCGGGACAAGCCGTTCTTCCTGATGATGCACCACAAGGCGCCGCACCGGCCGTGGCAGCCGGACGAGGCGTATGCCGCGCAGTTCGCGTCGCGCCGCATCCCCGAGCCGGTCACGCTCTGGGATCGCTATGACACACGGACGGACGCGCTCCACGAAAATCAGCAGCGCGTCGCGGCGGATCTCACCAATCGCGACCTGAAGCGGCCGCCGCCGCCCGAGCTCGCCGGCGCCGAGCTGACGAAGTGGCTCGCGTCCAAGCCGTCGGAAGTCACGATCGTCCGCGACGGAAGGAGCGTGACGCTCACCGGCGACGCGCTCGTGCGCTGGAAGTACCAGCGCTACATGCAGGACTACCTCGCGACCGTGCAGTCCGTCGACGACAGCATCGGGCGGGTGACCGCGTTTCTCGACAAGGGCGGCCTGGCGCGCAACACCATCGTCATCTACACCAGCGATCAGGGCTTCTTCCTTGGCGACCACGGGATGTTCGACAAGCGGTTCATGTACGAAGAGTCGATCCGCATGCCGTTCCTGGTCCGCTGGCCGGCGTCGATCAAGCCGGGGACCAGAAGCGACGCCATCGCGCTCAACGTCGATTTCGCGCCGACGTTCCTCGATGCGGCGGCGCTTCCCCCCTCATCCGACATGCAGGGACGCAGCCTGCTGCCCGTGCTCCGCGGGCGGACGCCGCGCGACTGGCGCACGTCGATGTACTACCGCTACTACCACGATCCCGGCGACCACAACACGCGGCAGCACTACGGCGTTCGCACGCTCACGCACAAGCTGATTTACTTCTGGACGAAGGATCAGTGGGAGCTGTTCGACCTGCGCACGGATCCGTACGAGCTGCACAATCTCTATGGCGAGCCCGGGCAGGAAACGCTGACGGCGTCGCTCAAGAGCGAGCTGGCGCGATTGAAGCGCGAAGCGCGCGACGACGATCAGCTCGCCGATCGTCAGCTGCCGAACGGCGTGGACGGTCCGGTCGCGAAATTGCGAGGGAAATGA
- a CDS encoding mechanosensitive ion channel family protein, whose amino-acid sequence MVLGLMSVTANRLIRRKLRLSVVLLVVYIAVDAAEALYPFSADTLDQVQAFGRLALAAALINAFVFLIINPLRQDRVPERFPTILQDAIVIALVLLASSFLSQHLVTTSAVSAVVIGFALQDTLGNAFAGLAIQSEKPFHVGHWVKVGDFEGRVTEVTWRATKLRTKQGNFAILPNNIVAKEAIINFSEPALPLRLEVEVGASYNVPPNKVKAAMMEALRHCSRVLPAPAPDVVLVAFDASAITYRARFWIDDYAADEVSRDEVRTAIYYAFQRHDIEIPYPIQVQYDRAFEPADGAARQAEQERLLGGVDLLATLPAEARTQIAVSAPMAIYGSGETIVRQGDEGQSMFVVLDGEVRVVLEPNRNEVARIRRGGYFGEMSLLTGDPRTATVLAAGDVTVTEIGADLFRRVIAAHPEALEKIGMAVMMRRAELDQVRSSAAETATVETSTLLTRMKRFLRITRSPD is encoded by the coding sequence GTGGTGCTCGGGTTGATGAGCGTCACCGCCAACCGGCTGATCCGGCGGAAGCTCCGGCTGTCCGTCGTCCTGCTCGTCGTCTACATCGCCGTCGACGCGGCCGAGGCCCTGTATCCGTTCTCGGCGGACACGCTCGACCAGGTTCAGGCGTTCGGCCGCCTCGCGCTTGCCGCGGCGCTGATCAACGCCTTCGTCTTCCTGATCATCAACCCGCTGCGGCAGGATCGCGTGCCGGAGCGGTTTCCGACCATCCTTCAGGACGCGATCGTGATCGCGCTCGTCCTGCTCGCGTCGAGCTTCCTGAGCCAGCACCTGGTCACCACGTCGGCGGTCAGCGCCGTCGTCATCGGCTTCGCGCTGCAGGACACGCTGGGCAACGCGTTCGCCGGCCTGGCGATCCAGAGCGAGAAGCCGTTTCACGTCGGCCACTGGGTGAAGGTCGGGGATTTCGAGGGGCGGGTCACCGAGGTGACCTGGCGGGCGACGAAGCTGCGGACCAAGCAGGGGAACTTCGCGATCCTGCCGAACAACATCGTCGCAAAGGAAGCGATCATCAACTTCTCGGAGCCGGCGCTGCCGCTGCGGCTCGAGGTGGAAGTCGGCGCGTCGTACAACGTGCCGCCGAACAAGGTGAAGGCGGCGATGATGGAGGCGCTGCGCCACTGCTCGCGCGTGCTGCCCGCGCCGGCTCCGGACGTGGTGCTGGTGGCGTTCGACGCCTCGGCGATCACCTACCGCGCGCGCTTCTGGATCGACGACTACGCGGCGGACGAAGTGTCGCGCGACGAAGTGCGCACCGCGATCTACTACGCGTTCCAGCGCCACGACATCGAGATCCCGTACCCGATCCAGGTGCAGTACGATCGAGCGTTCGAGCCCGCCGACGGCGCCGCCAGGCAGGCGGAACAGGAGCGGCTGCTCGGCGGCGTCGATCTGCTGGCGACGCTGCCGGCCGAGGCGCGGACGCAGATCGCCGTCTCGGCGCCGATGGCGATCTACGGCAGCGGCGAGACGATCGTCCGGCAGGGGGACGAAGGGCAGTCGATGTTCGTCGTCCTCGACGGCGAAGTGCGCGTCGTGCTCGAGCCGAACCGCAACGAGGTCGCGCGGATCCGACGGGGCGGCTATTTCGGCGAGATGTCGCTGCTGACCGGCGACCCGCGGACGGCGACCGTGCTGGCGGCGGGAGACGTGACGGTGACGGAAATCGGCGCCGACCTGTTCCGGCGGGTGATCGCGGCGCATCCGGAGGCCCTCGAGAAGATCGGGATGGCCGTGATGATGCGCCGCGCCGAGCTGGATCAGGTTCGATCGTCCGCCGCCGAAACGGCGACCGTCGAAACGAGCACGCTGCTGACCCGGATGAAGCGGTTTCTCAGGATCACTCGATCACCGGACTGA
- the ggt gene encoding gamma-glutamyltransferase has product MRVPAALLVAGILMQQTAGDRPAGKPSSTRSVVMARNGVIATSQPLATAAGLRVLQSGGNAIDAAITAAAVLSVVEPTMNGIGGDLFAIVYSAKDKKIHGLNASGRAPGAATLAEFKRRGLDRIPLRGELAVSVPGVVDGWHELLSKHGTRTMAQALEPAIRYAREGYAVSEIIADQWKSVEGLLARDSSAASAFLTDGKAPEPGTVMKNPALAASLETIARQGRDAFYKGDIARAIAEDMRRRNGLLTAKDLADHHSDWVEPLSTTYRGHRVFELPPNTQGIAALETLNILEGFDLKSLGHNSAEYLHLLVEAKKIAFADRGAWIGDPSTTPARAVQQMLSKEYAAERRKEINRDKASDYKPLSIDGRTTPAGGEAPAGRGDTIYLTAADAEGNVISLIQSIYETFGAGIVAGGTGIVLHNRANLFTLDAAHPNALAPGKRPFHTLVPAMVTKDGVPWVSFGVMGGDMQAQGHVQVLINLIDFGMNIQDAGEAARFRHSGAGLALESAFTQAARDGLATRGHTLVRTPGVFGGFQGIMIDPKTRVLMGGSDPRKDGMAAGW; this is encoded by the coding sequence ATGCGAGTTCCAGCAGCGCTTCTGGTGGCAGGCATCCTGATGCAGCAGACGGCAGGCGATCGGCCGGCGGGCAAGCCGAGCTCGACACGATCGGTAGTGATGGCGCGGAACGGGGTGATCGCGACCAGCCAGCCGCTGGCGACGGCGGCCGGGCTCCGGGTGCTGCAGTCCGGCGGCAACGCCATCGACGCGGCAATCACCGCAGCCGCGGTACTCAGCGTCGTCGAACCGACGATGAACGGCATCGGCGGCGATCTGTTCGCGATTGTCTACAGCGCGAAGGACAAGAAGATCCACGGCTTGAACGCCAGCGGCCGCGCCCCGGGGGCGGCGACGCTCGCCGAGTTCAAGCGCCGCGGCCTCGACCGCATCCCGCTGCGCGGCGAGCTCGCCGTCAGCGTCCCCGGCGTGGTCGACGGCTGGCACGAGCTGCTGTCGAAGCACGGGACGCGGACGATGGCGCAGGCCCTGGAGCCGGCGATCCGCTACGCGCGCGAGGGGTATGCGGTCAGCGAGATCATCGCCGATCAGTGGAAGAGCGTCGAAGGGCTGCTCGCCAGGGATTCCTCTGCCGCGTCGGCGTTCCTGACCGACGGCAAGGCGCCGGAGCCCGGGACGGTGATGAAGAACCCGGCGCTCGCCGCCTCGCTCGAGACGATCGCCAGGCAGGGACGCGACGCGTTCTACAAGGGGGACATCGCGCGGGCGATTGCCGAGGACATGCGGCGCCGCAACGGCCTGCTGACGGCGAAGGATCTGGCGGACCACCATTCGGACTGGGTCGAGCCGCTCTCGACCACCTATCGAGGCCATCGAGTGTTCGAGCTGCCGCCCAATACGCAGGGCATCGCCGCGCTCGAGACGCTCAACATCCTCGAAGGATTCGATCTCAAGTCGCTCGGACACAACTCGGCGGAATACCTGCACCTGCTCGTCGAGGCCAAGAAGATCGCCTTTGCGGATCGCGGCGCGTGGATCGGCGATCCCTCGACCACGCCGGCCAGGGCGGTGCAGCAGATGCTGTCGAAGGAGTACGCCGCCGAGCGCCGCAAGGAGATCAACCGCGACAAGGCGTCAGACTACAAGCCGCTGTCGATCGACGGCCGGACGACGCCGGCGGGCGGCGAGGCGCCGGCCGGACGCGGCGACACGATCTATCTGACGGCGGCGGACGCGGAGGGGAACGTCATCTCGTTGATCCAGTCGATTTACGAGACGTTCGGGGCCGGCATCGTCGCCGGCGGCACCGGCATCGTGCTGCACAACCGCGCCAACCTGTTCACCCTCGACGCGGCGCATCCGAACGCGCTCGCGCCGGGCAAGCGGCCGTTCCACACCCTGGTGCCGGCGATGGTGACGAAGGACGGCGTGCCGTGGGTGTCGTTCGGCGTCATGGGCGGCGACATGCAGGCTCAGGGGCACGTGCAGGTGCTCATCAACCTGATCGACTTCGGGATGAACATCCAGGACGCGGGCGAGGCGGCGCGGTTCCGGCACAGCGGCGCCGGCCTCGCGCTCGAGTCGGCGTTCACCCAGGCGGCGCGCGACGGCCTCGCGACGCGCGGCCATACGCTCGTTCGAACGCCCGGCGTGTTCGGCGGCTTTCAGGGGATCATGATCGATCCGAAGACGCGCGTGCTGATGGGCGGATCCGATCCGCGCAAGGACGGGATGGCGGCAGGCTGGTAG
- a CDS encoding M48 family metalloprotease — protein MKAAAIVLAAVFVAGLASPARAQLGGLGKLKKLGDKAVDTKNKVDDLSFSEQEERQLGEQVSLQLRNRFGVMQDEKVAKYVTLLGTMLAQASAKPALDWKFIVLDTEGVNAFAAPGGFVHVTRGLLGLVKSEAELAGVLGHELTHITAKHTIRAIQKSKTVSLSADAAGSGGGMRGELIKRATEAAYKSILEGDFNRDDERESDEVGAKLANSVGYAPNGIAEVLKKIQARNGSRQDRNGMFASHPAIKDRIADNEKQIKSAKLTATATGEARYKQNITFDARPITEVATAEEGAAGLAAGDKKKDDDKKAEESKKKGGLGLSAITGGKQQASTQQASSAGARGGVPDRDAKGGPNKNAINVRVTAAEIEAFKKGIA, from the coding sequence ATGAAGGCAGCAGCAATCGTTCTCGCGGCAGTGTTCGTGGCGGGCCTGGCGAGCCCGGCGCGCGCGCAGCTCGGTGGACTGGGCAAGCTCAAGAAGCTCGGCGACAAGGCTGTCGACACGAAGAACAAGGTCGACGATCTGAGCTTCTCCGAACAGGAGGAACGGCAGCTGGGCGAGCAGGTGAGCCTGCAGCTGCGGAACCGGTTCGGCGTGATGCAGGACGAGAAGGTCGCGAAGTACGTGACGCTCCTCGGAACCATGCTTGCCCAGGCGAGCGCGAAGCCCGCGCTGGACTGGAAGTTCATCGTGCTCGACACCGAGGGCGTCAACGCGTTTGCCGCGCCCGGCGGCTTCGTGCACGTCACCCGCGGCCTGCTCGGCCTCGTCAAGAGCGAGGCGGAGCTCGCCGGCGTGCTGGGGCACGAACTGACGCACATAACGGCCAAGCACACCATTCGCGCCATCCAGAAATCGAAAACCGTTTCGCTCAGTGCGGACGCGGCCGGCAGCGGCGGCGGCATGCGCGGCGAGTTGATCAAGCGGGCGACCGAAGCCGCCTACAAGTCGATCCTGGAAGGGGACTTCAACCGCGACGACGAGCGCGAGTCCGATGAGGTCGGTGCGAAGCTCGCCAACAGCGTGGGATACGCTCCCAACGGCATCGCCGAAGTCCTGAAGAAGATCCAGGCGCGCAACGGCTCGAGGCAGGATCGCAACGGCATGTTCGCCTCGCACCCGGCGATCAAGGACCGCATCGCCGACAACGAGAAGCAGATCAAGTCCGCGAAGCTCACCGCCACCGCCACCGGCGAAGCGCGCTACAAGCAGAACATCACGTTCGACGCCAGGCCGATTACCGAGGTCGCCACCGCCGAGGAAGGGGCCGCCGGTCTCGCCGCCGGCGACAAGAAGAAGGACGACGACAAGAAGGCGGAGGAGTCGAAGAAGAAGGGCGGGCTCGGCCTGAGCGCGATTACCGGAGGCAAACAGCAGGCGTCGACGCAGCAGGCGTCGTCGGCTGGCGCCCGCGGCGGCGTGCCGGATCGCGACGCGAAGGGGGGACCGAACAAGAACGCGATCAACGTGCGCGTGACCGCCGCCGAGATCGAGGCGTTCAAGAAGGGGATCGCCTGA
- a CDS encoding tetratricopeptide repeat protein: MRARRPVLAALLLSSLIWVPPAEAAQSSRELRERASDLVYNLDHHEAIRLLRQAVAADPGDPANYRALASAVWLLILFQRGAVTVDHYLGSFTRSSVEMKKPPAELDTEFKQAVAKAIELAEKRVAASPGDAQAQFDLGTAVGLQASYIASVEGKLMAGFRAARRSYDVQEHVLELDPRRREAGLIVGTYRYIVSTLSFPMRVMAYVAGFGGDKNKGMRMIEETAAAAGENRTDAEFALVLLYNRERRYDDAMRVLGNLRRRYPRNRLVLLEAGATATRAGKAAEAEALLSDGLGLLAKDTRARIPGEEALWHYKRGAARVLLGRHDDALADLRQAQAPGAAAWVQGRAHLEMARVALQKGDKPEVQRMAAQAATICRQANDPICVEEARKMR, encoded by the coding sequence ATGCGCGCACGCCGGCCAGTTCTCGCCGCGCTGCTGCTGTCGTCGCTGATCTGGGTTCCGCCGGCGGAGGCCGCCCAATCGTCGCGCGAGCTGCGCGAGCGGGCGTCGGATCTCGTCTACAACCTCGACCACCACGAAGCGATCCGCCTGCTGCGGCAGGCTGTCGCCGCCGATCCCGGCGATCCCGCCAATTACCGCGCGCTCGCGTCCGCGGTGTGGCTGCTCATCCTGTTTCAGCGGGGGGCCGTCACCGTCGATCATTACCTTGGCAGCTTCACGCGGTCGTCGGTCGAAATGAAGAAGCCGCCGGCGGAGCTCGACACCGAGTTCAAGCAGGCGGTGGCGAAGGCGATCGAACTGGCCGAGAAGCGCGTGGCCGCCTCGCCGGGGGACGCGCAGGCGCAATTCGATCTGGGCACCGCGGTCGGACTGCAGGCGTCCTACATTGCGTCGGTCGAAGGGAAGCTCATGGCCGGGTTCCGCGCCGCCCGCCGGAGCTACGACGTGCAGGAGCACGTCCTCGAGCTCGACCCCAGGCGCCGCGAGGCCGGCCTGATCGTCGGCACCTACCGGTACATCGTCTCCACGCTGTCGTTCCCGATGCGGGTCATGGCCTACGTCGCCGGCTTCGGCGGCGACAAGAACAAGGGCATGCGGATGATCGAGGAGACGGCGGCGGCCGCCGGGGAGAATCGAACGGACGCCGAGTTCGCTCTCGTATTGCTTTATAACCGCGAGCGCCGGTACGACGACGCGATGCGGGTGCTGGGCAATCTTCGGCGGCGGTACCCGCGCAACCGGCTGGTGCTGCTGGAGGCCGGCGCCACGGCGACCCGCGCCGGCAAGGCCGCCGAAGCCGAGGCGCTCCTGAGCGACGGACTGGGGCTGCTCGCGAAGGACACGCGCGCCAGGATTCCCGGGGAGGAGGCGCTCTGGCACTACAAGCGCGGCGCCGCGCGGGTGCTGCTTGGCCGCCACGACGACGCCCTCGCGGATCTCAGGCAGGCGCAGGCGCCGGGCGCGGCGGCGTGGGTCCAGGGGCGGGCGCATCTCGAGATGGCGCGCGTCGCCCTGCAGAAGGGGGACAAGCCCGAGGTGCAGCGGATGGCGGCGCAGGCTGCGACCATCTGCCGTCAGGCGAACGATCCGATCTGCGTCGAGGAAGCGCGTAAGATGCGGTAG
- a CDS encoding adenylate/guanylate cyclase domain-containing protein, which translates to MVHLRKLLAGLGLGTLAALIVLGASASGDLLDRVELTTYDWRMRLAADPASVNQDIVLVEINDLSIRELQTGYRMRWPWPRVAIGLAIDFLHRGGAKVIAVDIAFTEHDQVLKYSFDDPSDEWSGAQSDDKLVEFARASGNVVMLADAVYEGIADAKVKDAHPANWAASPYRIGPLAEPRPLVLAPYQELTDAAAALGHNHLTTDDDGPARRMSPFIVSDGKELPSLGVAAALRAANVAASEVFAEGEYLRLGSARMPLIRRRIDERDQWSMLINYRAPALVRNQRGELEPPYRSYEFREIFAAEQEIQKGLKPRLDPSVFKNKIVFIGLTASGLLDVFRTPMSTSGSGVMPGIQLHASITDSILANRFIHPASSASRIASVLITAAAIGLLAAFLPFAAAAGASLAILGGWTLFAVAAFKGGQWLNLVQPVAAGGAALFFGTAYRYFVEGREKRKVAKLFGRYVSKDVYAQLMAHPEQAELGGARREMTVLFSDIRGFTSVTERGDPEELVGQLNEYFSRMVAIVFRNKGTVDKFVGDMVMALFSAPLDDPDHAENGVRTAIEMVRELAELNKAWAARGMTQLDIGIGVNSGEMIAGNIGSSSIMSYTVIGDNVNLGARLESLNKEYKCRIIISDATRARLKQQYDLRPLGGVVVKGKSKAVEIFEVKVPAPLVEVQTT; encoded by the coding sequence ATGGTCCATCTGCGCAAGTTGTTGGCAGGCCTCGGCCTGGGCACGCTCGCGGCGCTGATCGTGCTCGGCGCCTCGGCGTCCGGCGATCTCCTCGACCGGGTCGAGCTCACCACCTACGACTGGCGGATGCGCCTTGCGGCGGATCCCGCCTCGGTCAACCAGGACATCGTCCTCGTCGAAATCAACGATCTGAGCATCCGCGAGCTGCAGACCGGCTACCGGATGCGCTGGCCCTGGCCGCGGGTCGCCATCGGGCTCGCGATCGACTTTCTCCATCGCGGCGGCGCGAAGGTGATCGCGGTCGACATCGCGTTCACCGAACACGACCAGGTTCTGAAGTACAGCTTCGACGATCCCAGCGACGAGTGGAGCGGTGCGCAGAGCGACGACAAGCTGGTGGAGTTCGCCCGCGCCTCGGGCAACGTGGTCATGCTGGCCGACGCCGTCTACGAGGGGATCGCGGATGCGAAGGTGAAGGACGCGCATCCCGCGAACTGGGCGGCGTCGCCGTACCGTATCGGCCCGCTCGCGGAGCCGCGCCCGCTGGTGCTCGCGCCGTATCAGGAGCTGACGGACGCGGCGGCCGCGCTCGGGCACAACCACCTGACGACGGATGACGACGGGCCGGCACGCCGGATGTCGCCGTTCATCGTCAGCGATGGCAAGGAACTGCCGTCGCTCGGCGTGGCGGCGGCGCTGCGCGCGGCGAACGTGGCGGCGTCCGAGGTGTTCGCCGAGGGGGAGTACCTGCGTCTTGGCAGCGCGCGCATGCCGCTGATCCGGAGGCGGATAGACGAACGCGATCAGTGGTCGATGCTGATCAACTACCGCGCCCCGGCGCTCGTCCGCAATCAAAGGGGGGAACTGGAGCCGCCCTACCGCTCTTACGAGTTCCGCGAGATTTTTGCCGCCGAGCAGGAGATCCAGAAAGGGCTGAAGCCGCGGCTCGATCCATCCGTGTTCAAGAACAAGATCGTGTTCATCGGTCTGACCGCATCGGGCCTGCTCGACGTGTTCCGCACGCCGATGTCGACGTCGGGCTCCGGAGTGATGCCGGGCATCCAGCTGCATGCCAGCATCACCGACAGCATCCTGGCCAACCGCTTCATCCATCCCGCGTCCTCTGCCTCCCGCATCGCGTCCGTGCTGATCACCGCCGCGGCGATCGGCCTGCTCGCCGCGTTCCTGCCATTCGCCGCCGCGGCCGGCGCGTCGCTGGCGATCCTCGGCGGCTGGACGTTGTTCGCCGTCGCCGCCTTCAAGGGGGGGCAGTGGCTGAATCTCGTCCAGCCGGTCGCCGCCGGCGGCGCCGCGCTGTTCTTCGGGACCGCCTACCGGTACTTCGTCGAAGGGCGGGAGAAGCGCAAGGTCGCGAAGCTGTTCGGCCGGTACGTGTCGAAAGACGTCTACGCCCAGCTGATGGCGCACCCGGAACAGGCGGAGCTCGGCGGGGCGCGCCGCGAAATGACGGTCCTCTTCTCCGACATCCGCGGCTTCACCTCCGTGACCGAGCGCGGCGACCCGGAGGAGCTGGTCGGCCAGTTGAACGAGTACTTCTCGCGGATGGTCGCGATCGTGTTCCGGAACAAGGGAACGGTCGATAAGTTCGTCGGCGACATGGTCATGGCGCTGTTCTCGGCGCCGCTGGACGATCCCGACCACGCCGAGAACGGCGTGAGGACGGCGATCGAGATGGTGCGCGAGCTGGCCGAGTTGAACAAGGCGTGGGCGGCGCGCGGCATGACGCAGCTCGATATCGGCATCGGCGTCAACTCCGGCGAGATGATCGCCGGCAACATCGGCTCCTCGTCGATCATGAGCTACACCGTGATCGGCGACAACGTGAACCTGGGCGCGCGGCTGGAATCGCTGAACAAGGAATACAAGTGCCGGATTATCATCAGTGACGCCACCCGCGCCCGGCTGAAGCAGCAGTACGACCTCCGCCCGCTCGGCGGCGTGGTCGTCAAAGGCAAGAGCAAGGCCGTCGAGATTTTCGAGGTGAAGGTTCCCGCTCCCCTTGTAGAGGTACAGACGACATGA